Part of the Phycodurus eques isolate BA_2022a chromosome 3, UOR_Pequ_1.1, whole genome shotgun sequence genome, ACTTGACAAGTAACGATAAATGATATGCAGTTTCAGTCCAGCTAGATAGATCGTTCAGTACTACCGTACTACTGTATTACCAACTTCTTCgttcaagcaaacaaaaacactgtcTCAACACACTAGTATGTACAATTATGCAGCAATTATTGCTGCGTTTTGACATTGCAAAGCAAAAAACAGAAAGGCGGAGAAGGGCTGCACTGGGTTGATGGTGAATGCTGTCATTTGTTTTCGTTTTTCTTGGGAGAACGTGATGAGGACAGGACGCTGATGACAGGGATGAAGATCGTTTCGCCACTATGGGACACACAGCATTGCACTGAAACGGAAGCAATTCATTCTGCTTTACAGCCCAGTATGACAAGCTGATATTAAGCGTTGAGCTGGTCATGCTATGAGTTgaaaaatcaataaaagaaataaaatacgcTGCCaacttttatttgtaaaaataaaatagcaccGTAAAAGTTGGACTGGCTGTTTGTCTCACGCTCTGTGCATTTGTTTTCCAATCTGTGTACTAGCATGTGCAGTATTGTTACTTCAGGGGTTTGATCGCTCTTGTCGGTCGTGATTGGCACATCAGTTGCTTTTATCGAGAAATGTGTCAAACCTCTTCACACCATCGTGCGATCCTTACGAGGTGGAAATCAATGCAGATTCAATTTCCACCATCTAAACTCTTTCACCAGGAAAAGAGAACGgtgcgcgtgcgtgcatgtAATTGGCTGTGTCACTAGATCACATAAGCCTGAAGAAtgagagatgatgatgatgatgaagctaCACAAGCAGTTTAGTTCTTGCTGGTCTTCTCAGTGGggctctccttcttcttctcatcCTTCCCTTTTggcttctcctcttcctcttcctcacctTCACCTCCCTCCTGGTCATCGCCCTCATCTTCAtcctctccctcctcctcattttcctcatcctccttgtcctcttcttctccttcctcttcctcgtcctctGGCTTGGACTTCCTGTAGGCTCCCAGGGAGTACGTGCGCGATGACATATAGGAGAAGCCGGGGTAACCGGACTGCACCATGGCACCACCGACGGAGCTGAGGCGGCACTCCTCGCCTTCCAGCAGTTTCCTGCACACGCAAGGACCAGCGCAATAGATTACATCACCACGTCTGTTACGACTATTCTGACAGCACGGagacgaaaaaaaataaatgttaggcAACGACGTAGTTGATGCTTTGAAATTATAATATTGCGAGACTCCACATTTGatgaggggcagtcaaaaagtctTCTTTCATGTATGAGTGTGGTTCTTAACCTGCTCAATGTGTAAAGTTCATTGAGATAACTTCTGTTGCGAATTTGCACTGTATAAACAAAATGGACTTGCATCGATTCACATTGTGAATATGCACATACTCTACTGTCGAGTCGTTGACATCAGGCCTCATTTCTCTGCGTTGCTAAAAACTGAATTGATCATTGTACTACAAATGACGGCTACTGActgtattgtttggaatgttgCAAACCTGTAAGCGGCTATTTCAATGTCAAGCGCCATTTTGACATTGAGCAGATCCTGGTATTCCCGCAGGTGACGGGACATTTCTCCTTTGGTGCTGCGCAGTGCAGCCTCCAGCTGCTGAATGGTATCCTATGAACACATGCATGATCATACGGTCATGTGAAACATCCAAGGATGGTGCTGAGACTTGCATTCAACAGTGTTGTACGTTGTTAGTATTTTGGTAGACTTTAATTGCTCGAAAACGTCGACATACTCCCTCTCTTATCACATACCTGCATGTCTCCAATTTCATTGTTATGGCGATCCTCCATCTCAGCGATCTGCCGCTCTAGGGCCTCATTGTGACCCCTGAGGGCCTCAATCTCCAGGGTGCGGGCTTGCACCTGCCTGCGGTACTCGGTCAGCTCCTCCTTCGAGTGCTTGATGGCATCCTGGTTGCGAGCAGCGGCCTCGGTCACCGTCGCGAACTTGGAACGGTACCATTCCTCTGCCTGGGCCTGGTTCCTGCATGACAGGTTTTCATACTGGGCCCTGATGTCCTTCAGGGCTGCAGCCAGGTCCGGCTTGCTCATGTCCATCTCCACTGACACCTGGGCGTAAGAAGTTTTAAGGGTTCCACTGTTGAGAGAGTTTGGTGGAGGGTGGAAGTCGAGTCATTGCTTGTACTTATGTTGCGTTGGTCCGTCAAGATGGGCTTAACTGGCGAGCGAGTGTGCATTTAATGAGCTGGGTCGCGTTCGGTAAGGTTGAGCGTTGCGGGACTGAACTGAACCGAACGATCGACTGCTGACTCAAGCTTCTGCTTACTTACTTGGAGAAATGTACCTGCCAACCATCTCTCATTGTATTGATTGCACTATATTTACTCACCAAAGTTTTTAATATTCCTTGTTTTATACTTGGTTACATAATGcaggagtgtgtgcgtgcgtgtgtgtgtgtgtgtggggggggggggggggggtgctgattagaagttaaatgtttttgttgtttttctaaaactttccatttttattatcGTGCTGCTGTTAAAATAGCTTTTATTCAAAAAGGGTTGAATACAAATCCGGGGTCTGTTCAGAGTACAGCCCCTTGGGGAGACCACGCCCTTTGATTATGCGCTGTTTCTGCGCATTTTCAACCTTCCCTCCCTTTTGTGACTCCCCTCCCCACCACACTAATGATACCGTCAATTGTTCCCCCTAGAAATGAGTTCAAATGGCTTTTCAGTATTGCGCAACAATAATAAATTCACTCTTCCCTATGACGCAGTACAGTGCAAACTTCAAccacaataattaacattttcaaatgaatatcTCTCTGGCAGTATTTGTACTGGAAAGTACCGGTACTTTTGCGTATCTTTATATATTGAAAAGCTGAATGATGAAacgaaagaaaagaagaagggggggggggacatgatTTGGGCATTTGAAAGTTGCCAGCGGTCGTAAGAGCTTGCTGCAAGAGGGTGGGACCACGCGTGGAAGTGAACTGCAGTGCCCTAAATTGGCCTGGCTTAGGGTTAGCTTCAATTATAAGACCAAATGCAGTCAAATTGCGCAAAAGCAATGAGAAAGAGGTGGATGATTGAACTGCGCAATATTAGAATGCAATGCGCGCCAATGGAGCTCCTAAAGTGTGCTAATCAACAGAAGTACCTGCGTGGCCTGCAGGGACGACTGCATCTCCTGCAGCTCCTCCTCGTGAATTTTCCTGAGGAAGGCGATCTCATCCAGCAGCGACTCCACTTTCTTCTCGAGCTCCAGGCGCGCCAAGGTGGCGTCGTCCACGTCCTTGCGGTAGCCCTTCAGGGTGTTCTCCGCCTCCTCTCGCAGCCTGGTCTCCTCGTCGAGCTTCTCCCGCAGGCGCTCCAGAGCCTCGCTCATCTGCACGCAGTCTAGGtgcatctggctcttctcgtgGGTCAGCTCCTCGACGCGCGCGCGGAGCTCGCGAATCTCCTGCTCGTAGAGCTCGTGGAGGCGCGACGGCTCGCTGTTGCGCTGCCGCAGCAAAGACACCTCCGCCTCCAGAACTTTGTTCTGCTGCTCAAGGTTGTGCACTTTCTCGATGAAGGACACGAAGCGGTCGTTGAGCCCCTGCAGTTGTTCCTTCTCGTTGGTTCGGATGATCTTGAACTCGTTGGTGACCGCCGTCGACTGGCTCAGGTCCATCAGGGAGTCTTGCACGGAGGAGAAGACGCGCCCGGGTGCGGCGCTCCTGCGGTGGTAGGTGCTGGAGGAGATGACCGAGGGGGACCCGTAGGTGCGGCTGCGGTACCCCGAGGAGTGCACGCGGGacgggctgctgctgctgcccgcACCCGCGCGGCCGGCCCGCGGGGCATCGCCGAAAATCTTGCGAtaggagctgctgctgctgcagttgTACATCTCACTGGAGTAACTCATGTTTCCTGCTGAGCCGTGAAAGTGGCGAGTGGGTGACACAGCGTGAGAGCGAGCGAGGTGTGCGCGCACTGATGAGTTCCGAGCAGGTACTTTTATAGGGAGGGCGCATGCGCATCATCTGGCGCAGGGACAACGGGAggtgggatggatggatgggagggagggagggagcgaggGAGGGGAAGGGACCCGCTACCCTATGCACAATACCTCCACCCTCTTGGGAGAGAAAATTGCACTCATTCGGCGCCTCTTTGACGCCGACGTGCAactcgacaaaaaaaaacaaaaaaaacaaaaaaaaacaccgcttGGGACACATGTATAAACTTCAAATTCACTTTCAACTTTGTGACATCTCGTGACAAGCAAGTGATgaattaaataataaagaaataaaagactGTCTTATTTCAACCAGGACACTTGACATCCCTGCACCGTCAGTGCCTGGACCAGATGCAGGATGGGGTCGATGTGGGCCCACAGCTGTGTATCAGGGTGTGTTTTCGGTACCGCAGTctgcccccgccccccttcCACATTGAAACTAACTCTTCTGTGATATGCTCTCGTACATCCCTTGATGTGCATGGAAACGTGCATTCGTCTCAGTCGAAGAGAGGATGTAATGTACGGCCAAACGCTAGATTATCAATTAACATCGAATAACATTTCTCTCATGTAATACCATCATAACCTTCATCCTCAGAAGTATAAGCACGCAGTATTACTAGTACCACATAAACGCAGCGTGTAGCGTCACCAATTCATTCTTTACTGTTAATAATATTCAGTCATtgtgtgacagaaaaaaaaaagtgataccTCTGGCCTTGGTCCTCATCCAAGCTGGTCTGGAGAGAAACCacacccctacacacacacacacacacacgcacacacgcactgcAGCTTTCCACCTCAATACAATAAAGATGAGCCAAAGCAAAGTCATTGTAAATAACTTCTGGAATTGATTTCCTCAATCATGCACACCTCGTACTGTAGTCATTAATGGGACTGTGAATATAATGTGGAAAACATATGAATAAGCAGCGCACTAAAGCAAAGTTACTTCTATCACTGCAACAGTGCAGTGTTGCACCTTAGCTTTGCAGTGTTGTGACACAAGCGCCAGCAGAAGAGGTGGGTGGGGTGACAGTGAGTCAGCAGGATGGCAAAAGTAACTGTTGGCATGCATGCACATCCCTCCACACTCTGGCGACACTTACTAATGGACACGGTCGGGAGACACATTGATTGAATTCATTCAGTTCAGGCTGACCcagaaaataaaaccaaacaaaaacaaaacaaagtcatgTGAAGCAAATcgataaataaacacacatcaAATACAAAGCGACAAACCATAAGTGAATACAAAACCACTTTATACAAATGGGCACAGTGCAATATATACTGTCGACTGCTAAGAACGACACAATGGTGTTTAAACGGTGTTTAAACGTGTTTAGAGTTGACATGATTTCCCCAAATTCCTCATATGTACATACGCAGACTCGAGTGTTAGAGGTGTTCTACAGCCGCACACCAGAAGGTGGTGCTGTCCTTCCGGCAAAGAAACTCAATGGGGTTGTCAAAATGGTGGTTGTCATTCCGAAACATGAATGCTCATTTAAATGAAACCTGTAAATTGttcagaggtgtgaatgtgtaagtgaatggttattttatctatctatctatctatctatctatctatctatctatctatctatctatctatctatctatctatctatctatctatctatctatctatctatctatctatctatctatctatctatctatctatctatcactTTTATGTGCATTTCCTAACTCCCAGCTGGATAAGCCTGAATGCTTAATGGCTTTAAACATAGCAGGTGCTGTTTATTTGCGTAATGAGTGTGGGTGTGGCCTAAGGAGATCAACACCCAATATAAAGGCGTGCGTTGCAGTGGCTTTCCTTTGTGGCAAAATAAGAAATTGAACTGActctgaaaagtaaaaaaaaatatatcaaaagtGTCTCAGAGGAATACAGCACTTTGCAAATCTCTAAGATATTGGGGGCATGATCACAAAACCATCAAATGTTTAGTTGTGAATAGTCAACAGGGTTGCAAGAAATGTGTTGAGGGTACAGGACAAGTTAACTGCCAAGGCTTTGAGAAGAATCAAGTGTGAAACTACCAGGGACCCATTATTCAAGTTCAGGTTCTGTCATATTTCAGAATTGCAACCTACCTTGACCTTGAATACCTCAAAGTACAAGATGTTCAGTGTTCAGAGACATGGCCATGGTTAGAAAAGCAATGAACAGGATACATGAGCTGAAGCGTCTAGACTGGGCCAAGAAATATCTGAAGACAAGATTTTCTCGAAGGTTTTATGGACTGGGGAAATGAGAGTGACTCTTGATGGAGCAGATGGAAGGGACCGGGGCTGGAACATTAATGGGCACAGAGTTCCACTTAGACGCCAGATAACTGGAGGTGGAATGCTGGTATTACTAAAGGTGAGCTGGTTGGACCTTTCCGGGTTGAAGGTGGGCTCAAAATGAACTCCCAAACATTCTGTCAGTTTTTAGAAGACACTTTCTTCAAGCAATGGTACAGGAAGATGTCCGCATCTTTCAAAATGTCAATGATATTTGAGCAGGACAGTTCTCCATCACTTGCAAGTACTCCTCTGCGTGGCTGGCTACTAAAAGCTCGAAAGATGAAAAACTGATGACATGGCCCCCTTCTTCGCCTGACCTCATTTAAGAACTTGTGGGCAGTTCTTAAATGGGAGCTATACAGTGAAGGAAAACAGTACACCTCTCAGAACAATGTCTGGGACACTGTTCACTgttgttggggggaaaaagggtGGCTATATTGGTCAGTTTAAGAGATGGATAgatcagtttctgtccatttctATTGGAAAGTTTTGAGTTGTGctggcatggtggatgactggttagcacatctgctccacggttcaaattcggcctcgctgctgtggagtttgcatgtcctcgccatgcctgtgtgggtttccccCGGGtattttggtttcctcccacatccccaaaacatgcatggtaggttaactgaagactctaaattgcccgtgcgcaaatggttgtttgactatgtgtgccctgagattggctggcgaccaccccacctcttgcccagagttaaCTGGGAGAGGCTTCAGCACACCTGCGAACCTAGTCGGGAGAAGTGGTCCGGAAGACGTTTTGAGTTTATAATTCTCACTTaagcaaatgaaaatgttaaaattgagatgggggggggtggggatgttttttaatttagctgcgtaataattctgcacaccaaCAGTTGCCTAATAATTGCCCACCTATTGATATTCTCAGAAGAAAGCCTAAACCTCACTTTTACTTTCTTAAGCATTCTTGTTTGaggtttaacattttgaatcaACCTAAAGCACTGTGGTTGGTGAGGAATAAAAAGAATCCTCCAAAATGAGACTTGTCTAATAATTCTGCACGCAATTTAAGTGCCATTGCTGTCCAAGCACAGCGCATGTGCTTTCAGCACATCAGTAAAGCCATTAGTCTCTAGCAGAGCGGCTACTTTGAAACTGCCTTCTCTTTGCTGGTTTGATATGCCAGGTGTTACAGCAAACAGCTTTCTTTGTTAACGTGTCACATGCAGTCCACCATCTCCTTTGTCTTTGTTCAGCCTCAGATGCACTGATCTCTTGTATTGTGCACTTCTCACTCCATTCTCCTGGGATCTCCTTTGCACACACGCAGATGATCTCCATATGTTtgcaaagacaaaaatgcaGACAAAGTGCAtacagtgtacacacacacacacacacatatatatatatatatatgaatatacgTATACCCACAAaagacagggagaacatgcaaattccacacaggaaggccaaagcCGGGATTCGAATGACAAAATTACCAAATCATAATTCGCACTTAAATTGCAATGTAGGCCAATGAGTTACTGTACTCTGTCATTTTTCTATGTTCTGCCACCTTCCCAAGCATTTCCACAGCTCCAGAAGGGAAAAAGCATCATTTCAGCATACCcatccccccca contains:
- the neff1 gene encoding low molecular weight neuronal intermediate filament, with amino-acid sequence MSYSSEMYNCSSSSSYRKIFGDAPRAGRAGAGSSSSPSRVHSSGYRSRTYGSPSVISSSTYHRRSAAPGRVFSSVQDSLMDLSQSTAVTNEFKIIRTNEKEQLQGLNDRFVSFIEKVHNLEQQNKVLEAEVSLLRQRNSEPSRLHELYEQEIRELRARVEELTHEKSQMHLDCVQMSEALERLREKLDEETRLREEAENTLKGYRKDVDDATLARLELEKKVESLLDEIAFLRKIHEEELQEMQSSLQATQVSVEMDMSKPDLAAALKDIRAQYENLSCRNQAQAEEWYRSKFATVTEAAARNQDAIKHSKEELTEYRRQVQARTLEIEALRGHNEALERQIAEMEDRHNNEIGDMQDTIQQLEAALRSTKGEMSRHLREYQDLLNVKMALDIEIAAYRKLLEGEECRLSSVGGAMVQSGYPGFSYMSSRTYSLGAYRKSKPEDEEEEGEEEDKEDEENEEEGEDEDEGDDQEGGEGEEEEEEKPKGKDEKKKESPTEKTSKN